The proteins below are encoded in one region of Lactuca sativa cultivar Salinas chromosome 3, Lsat_Salinas_v11, whole genome shotgun sequence:
- the LOC111881537 gene encoding lipoxygenase 6, chloroplastic: protein MYTSQPPTSSIRRSPAISATGETTINVPGKNRVWVHGFRPNLRSQTRRVRGSTIRAVVSKEESKSSTVTVEDTTAIDGVGGMMDLKATITIKKQMKEKVIEKIEDQWESFVIGIGRGVLIQLISEEIDPVTKSGKYAESSPRGWLPSASSHPHVLEFTSNIVVPVNFGRPGAVLVTNLLRREFYLVDIVIHGVNQDPVIFPAKTWIHSQQSNPDSRIIFKNQAYLPSQTPPGLKDLRREDLRSIRGNGKGERKPHDRIYDYATYNDLGRPDKSPDLARPVLGVPETPYPRRCRTGRPPTKSDPNSESRIEKPHPVYVPRDETFEEIKQNTFSAGRLKALLHNLLPSIAAKLSDTDISFECFSEIDKLYNDGVFLKEAEHNQFLVNFTNQVMNVGKRFLKYDTPAIMRRDRFAWLRDDEFARQTLAGVNPVNIELLKEFPILSKLDASTYGPVESALTKEVIAEELHGMSVEEAFREKRLFIIDYHDMLLPFIEKMNELPGRKAYASRTILFYNRANVLRPIAIELSLPPTPSSSSSSNKRLFRPGHDATAHWLWNLAKAHVCSNDAGIHQLVNHWLRTHACMEPYIIATHRQLSSMHPVFKLLHPHMRYTLEINALARQSLINGGGIIEACFSPGKFAMEVSSAAYKSSWRFDLEALPADLIRRGMAVEDPTTPHGVKLVIEDYPYASDGLLIWSAIKELVESIVYHYYPGSDSITSDVELQTWWSEIINMGHHDKRNEPWWPKLDTKESLIGVLTTIIWIASGQHAAINFGQYPFGGYVPNRPTLMRKLIPEEGPEYDHFLMNPQFTFLSSLPTQLQATKVMAVQDTLSTHSPDEEYLGQVHHLSNHWLHDGEVWGFFERFGAKMEEIEGIINSRNKDVRLKNRNGAGIPPYELLLPTSGPGVTGRGVPNSVSI, encoded by the exons ATGTATACATCTCAACCACCTACCTCCTCTATCCGACGATCACCGGCAATCTCAGCCACAGGAGAAACTACCATCAACGTCCCGGGTAAAAACCGAGTGTGGGTTCATGGTTTCAGGCCAAACCTCCGGAGCCAAACCCGTAGGGTGCGAGGGTCAACGATCAGAGCAGTGGTGAGCAAGGAAGAAAGCAAGAGTAGTACAGTAACAGTAGAAGATACGACCGCCATTGATGGAGTTGGAGGGATGATGGATCTGAAAGCTACGATCACAATAAAGAAACAGATGAAGGAGAAAGTGATAGAGAAGATTGAAGACCAGTGGGAGTCATTCGTGATCGGAATTGGCCGTGGGGTCTTGATTCAACTCATTAGCGAAGAGATTGATCCAG TAACAAAATCGGGCAAGTATGCAGAGTCTAGTCCCAGGGGTTGGTTACCGAGTGCATCCAGTCATCCTCACGTTCTGGAGTTCACGTCGAACATAGTCGTTCCGGTCAACTTCGGTCGTCCGGGAGCCGTTCTAGTCACCAATTTACTCCGAAGAGAGTTCTACTTAGTAGACATTGTCATCCATGGCGTCAACCAAGATCCGGTCATCTTCCCAGCCAAAACTTGGATTCATTCGCAACAATCCAACCCCGACAGCCGAATCATATTCAAAAACCAG GCTTACTTACCATCACAAACCCCACCGGGGCTTAAGGATCTCCGTAGAGAAGACCTACGAAGCATCAGAGGCAACGGAAAAGGAGAAAGGAAACCACATGATAGAATTTATGATTACGCCACGTATAACGACTTGGGTAGACCCGACAAGTCACCGGACTTAGCCAGACCGGTTCTTGGTGTCCCAGAGACGCCGTACCCTAGGCGGTGCCGGACTGGACGACCACCAACCAAATCAG ATCCGAATTCTGAGTCTAGAATCGAGAAACCACATCCTGTTTATGTTCCTAGAGATGAAACCTTTGAGGAGATCAAGCAGAACACCTTCTCTGCCGGAAGACTGAAAGCCCTTTTGCACAACTTACTACCGTCTATCGCCGCCAAGCTATCGGATACGGACATCTCTTTTGAATGCTTCTCCGAGATCGATAAGCTTTACAACGATGGGGTTTTTCTTAAAGAAGCAGAACACAACCAGTTCTTGGTTAACTTTACCAATCAAGTCATGAACGTTGGTAAAAGATTCTTAAAATACGACACTCCAGCCATCATGAGAC GGGATAGATTTGCATGGTTGCGTGACGATGAGTTTGCTCGACAGACATTGGCTGGGGTTAATCCAGTGAACATCGAACTATTGAAG GAATTCCCGATTTTGAGCAAACTCGACGCATCGACTTATGGTCCAGTTGAATCTGCACTAACTAAAGAAGTAATAGCAGAAGAACTCCACGGAATGAGTGTTGAAGAG GCTTTCCGGGAGAAAAGATTGTTCATAATCGACTATCATGACATGCTTCTACCGTTTATAGAAAAGATGAACGAATTGCCAGGAAGAAAAGCTTATGCTTCTAGAACCATTCTGTTCTATAATCGAGCCAATGTTCTACGACCTATAGCCATCGAGCTCTCACTCCCACctacaccttcttcttcttcttcttcaaataaGCGTCTATTCAGACCAGGCCATGATGCAACAGCTCACTGGCTATGGAACCTAGCCAAGGCTCATGTTTGCTCCAATGATGCTGGCATTCATCAGCTAGTCAATCACTG GTTGAGGACCCATGCGTGTATGGAGCCTTATATAATTGCAACCCATAGGCAGCTTAGCTCGATGCACCCTGTGTTCAAGCTTCTCCACCCTCATATGAGATACACTTTGGAGATCAACGCGCTTGCTAGACAAAGTTTAATCAATGGAGGTGGGATAATCGAGGCTTGTTTTAGCCCCGGAAAATTCGCCATGGAGGTGAGCTCAGCCGCCTACAAGAGCTCATGGCGGTTTGATTTGGAAGCATTACCGGCCGATTTGATTCGCCGGGGTATGGCTGTCGAGGACCCTACAACGCCACATGGCGTAAAGCTTGTGATTGAGGACTACCCATATGCATCAGACGGGCTTCTAATATGGTCCGCTATAAAAGAACTGGTTGAAAGTATTGTATATCATTATTATCCTGGATCTGACTCTATCACATCTGATGTAGAGCTTCAGACGTGGTGGAGTGAGATCATAAACATGGGCCACCACGATAAAAGAAACGAGCCGTGGTGGCCCAAACTTGATACAAAAGAAAGTTTGATTGGTGTGCTGACCACTATCATTTGGATAGCTTCTGGTCAACACGCAGCAATCAACTTCGGACAGTACCCGTTTGGTGGGTACGTGCCTAACCGGCCTACACTTATGAGAAAACTTATTCCTGAAGAAGGACCTGAATACGATCATTTCTTAATGAACCCTCAGTTTACTTTTTTGTCATCTTTACCGACTCAACTTCAGGCCACGAAAGTGATGGCGGTTCAAGACACGTTGTCGACTCACTCGCCTGATGAAGAGTATTTGGGTCAGGTGCACCATCTCTCTAACCATTGGCTACATGATGGTGAGGTTTGGGGTTTTTTTGAGAGGTTTGGTGCTAAAATGGAGGAAATAGAAGGGATTATTAATAGTAGAAATAAAGATGTTCGTTTAAAGAACCGAAATGGGGCAGGGATACCTCCATACGAGCTTCTTCTTCCGACGTCTGGCCCCGGTGTTACCGGTCGTGGGGTTCCAAATAGTGTTTCCATTTAG